Within Cucumis melo cultivar AY chromosome 4, USDA_Cmelo_AY_1.0, whole genome shotgun sequence, the genomic segment tttcttttatcgtcttcttcttcttctttttttttttttgctgtatagaacaatttcggaAATGGAAAAAGTCCATAGCCATACcgtgaaaaataccaaaaatgtcccgtcaaccacatTGTCAACAACGTGCGCGTAATACATTTGGCACACGATTGTCTAGATTTAACtagtatatgatcgtttagatttggctacgatttttttctcaattctatcgtttaattttgtcacacaatcatttaatttggttacacgatcgtttatatttggacccaaatctaaacaattttttttcaaaatttggtagacgattgtttagatttggctaaacaatttttttaattcttttggtacacgatcgtttagatttgtctacacgatgatttgtttttttacgcgatcgtttactctttttacacgattatttacatttggctactccaatctaaataatttttttcaagattgtttatatatgaccttttaaattttgctatttttttgtacacggtcgtttagatttggttactcaaatttaaatgacgtaaaaaaagaagaagaaataagattttttatacacaatcttttggatttttctattttttgtacacatttgtttagatttggttatccaaatttaaatgacgtaaaaaaaagaagaggaaaagaagaaagacatggaaagaaatcgcaacgaaaaaaaaaaagacgatgaaataAATCGCAGCGATGAgtagaaaaaagatggaaagacaaatctagaatatttaaaaaatggttaacttccaatagtttggtgttttgttacatttattaaaattaccaaaaaaaaatcatttttttatataaattttaaatttagttcttCACATTACTttgttgttttaaaaaattgatattgTTTTTGTTATACAATTTTTACTGTGTATTTTAGGAGTATATTTACCTATTATATTATATTGTAcgataattattataatttatatgtgATAAGCGAGTATAAACCAAGACAAACCATTATCTATGTCTATTATGATAGAGATAGTAGTCTATCTTAGTTTATCATTGTCCATCGTAGCTACGTGatatatattttactatattttataaatagtcaaaataataaaagtaaTTATTTAATACTTTTTAACCATATAAGTTTCTTAGGTTATGTTTAATTTATGAGAGCGTTGATTTTAACTagtttttgttttcaatataGAAATTGCAGGGTAAGAACTGAACCTATAGACAAAATTCACGTACATCAAAGTCATGACTTTATTCAATATTCAAAGATGAAGGAACACACAAAACAAGCTGCTAAAGATAAATAgcagcatatatatatatatatatatatatatatatatatatatatatatatatatttaattatcaCAGATTTTTCAACCACATCATAAACTTCTCACGCttaaaaacattaattaaagcTAATAATATTACATATAGATCCCTTCCACACACACCCATATAAGAAAACAAGTAACTGAaacttttattttatagaaaGGGAAATGATATGGAGAAGGAGATAAGATGATATCGATCATCATATGATAATTATCCTGCATATGGTAGTTTTTCAACAGTTGAAGTAGCAAAAGCAAGCTCTTCCAGGAAATTGAGCATGGCAAGCTCCATGTTTCGCACCTTCCCAATTCTTGCATTGCCGATCGCAATGCTTCGTGTCCCCGCACCATCCCGACCACGTCTTGCTTCGCCTCTCGCACACCTTTGCCTCCACCACCCCTTGCTTTTCTgaagtgaaaaaagaaaaaaacaacaaaaacaaaactcaTGTAACAACTGGTTttcataaaataatttctttctATACAATTTCTTATGTGCTTCGTTAATTACCATTCATGGAAAGCGTGAGGGccaaaaggaaaaggaaagcaACAATCATCTTGGCAGAGTTGCCCACAACCTTGGCCATTTCTAATTGTTTGAATTCTTTATGATTTTTTTGTTTGCAAAAATGCTTATGAAGAGATCACTTGATGGGATATGTATTTATAGCCAGAGAGGCTCCCCATTTCTATCTCTTTCTCTATATTTTATTCTTCAAGTACAAAAAATTCAAGAATTTTTAATGGAGGAAATTGTGGGGCTTTGAATAAtgggtgtgtgtgtgtgtatactTTGTTGGTATTAGGGTTccaattttctattttatcgCGGACACATTATTTCGTGTTTTAAATTACATTATAACGAATTTTCAAGGCAGTTTTGAAACCTTTGTAAAAGAAATTATCAGAATAATATTCCAGATTTCTAAAGaatatgatttctttttttaggAAACAATAGACTTAATacataatttttattataataaaaaatagaaacatttttaaataaaaataaattaaattaaaatatttacgacatatagtaaaatgttggattttatcaatgatataaaaactgatagacttctattactATCTATCAATATGATTGATAGAATTTCAAATTATACTACATTTTGTCAAATATGTCATTGTCgacaattttcctaaaaaatattattcataTACTCTAATAAAACACTCACCCTCCAAATattaaaaacttcaaaataCATAATAATTCAAACACTCTTCCCGAACAAATCAAATCAACtcacattttaattttttcccCAACAAAGCACTCAAGCCCTACCTCAAATCCCTaaaacttttaagttataacaccacTGACTTTATAAATTAACTATTTGGATTATGAtcacctaggtaacttaatcttaatcctaaactaactatgaactttcgttcaaatggtattatccttaAATCTGCATAAGTACGGACAGCTCAACGGTGCTGGCCCAATAAGTCTCCTATTTCAAAGGTAAGACCAGCTgaatggctagggacatagggtgaaagcagaattcactcctaccttttttagggttagtagatatgTTGTTCCTTGAAgaattgaatccaagtcttgaactgGTCTGAGAGgaattcggtttataggttggaccttaaaccaattgtttaatagtggatcaatgggacttcaggaacaagatgtagtctcagggataaaaaggtatttttgacccagccgaggttacagacaacctgtgaaggattaaatTACTGAtaatggttatatcagatgaatataaatatatttatagtgaggggagtgcaactatagGACTTTACTAGAATGACCTgatagttaacgaatattgattagcttGATTTAAAAGAGTTTacccagttaatctcggatcgttggagccctgATCTATatgtccattaggttcccctgctagttcatatggaattaacttagaacaatatgttggaattattcgaattgttcgaattaggtaaagagaaagaaactgacaaatatatgtgatatagtcgtcggttatagagctttatgtttaaatgtgatttaaatattaaaaatatgaatacggattcatattcggaagctcgaaattgatggaaaatgtcaaagttgtaaaaagtcagaATGtttacttttgactttgaaaagtcacaCTTTGACCagttttatattcaaatttgatttaaattttgaaaaaatgaatgcggattcatgctcgggaggttaaaattagtcaagatgaaaaaatggtaaaaagtcaaaatattgacttttgacttgaaaaagttaaagtttgactttgaccttaatagtcaaatgaccaaaattcCCTTGGacttagtggaaaaatccaacattttgttggataatcccactaacacttagtgagGTAGGTGAatacatgagatgtaaacatCTAGCCTATTAAGTTTCGCTAATGATTAGCagattattaggtgttgagatttaataaactaataaCATGTAATTTTGCACGTAATTAATCGATTTAAAGGGCATTTTTCAATAAGATTTAAAGTGTTTAATTTGAAACGAAAattataataaacaaataagaTTAATTGATCCTAGCTAATGCTCTAATCGGTTAAATAGGACAAACAACTAAaagatatattaaatattttgtagATCATACAACTAAGGAATATATTaaacatttattaaaaataCATATTTCCGAAAgagatcttttaaaaaatatgacaaagcaaccaaatatttacattgtatagaacaatttcaaaaatgaaaaaagcccacaagtccacaatggaaaataccaaaaatgtcccgtcaagcACACCATCAAcaacgcgcataatatatttggtatatgatcgtttagatttaatctagatttggatagccaaatttaaatgatttattttttcaattctatcgtttaatttggttaaacgatcgtttagatttgactacacgttcgtttagatttggcccaaatctaaacgagtttttttcaaaatttggtacacgattgtttatatttggctaaacaattttttttaattcttttggtacacgattgtttatttctttcacacaatcgtttagatttagctacttcaatttaaacgttttttcaacattctttatacacgatcttttagatttggttaccttaATCTAAACGGCATAAAAAATACACGATCGATTTGGTTATCCTaatttaaacgatgtaaaaaaaagaggaaaagaagaaagacgatgaaaagaaataaaaaaaaaagaaaaaaaaaagaaaggcgATAGAAAGACATATGAAAAGAAATTatagcgaaaaaaaaaagaagaggaaaagaagaaagacgtacgatagaaaaaaattgcagtgaggaggagaagaaagatagaagggtaaacttggaatatttaaaaaatgactaattttatgggctttgttacaagGGCTGTAAATGTAACGACCAAACTCCTcatactaagtcgaagtcattactaatataaaagataaataaaatttgtaaaattaagataaaaaaataataaaacaaaacctcaaaatttttatttaaaagcataaacaaagtgattagagataagtataaaaaattaaaatcctaactcggatgctatctaattttaaagaaataaaataggaatacaagattaaaataaataaaaaaaatgtgaataCTGAAAGCTGACATGACATAAAGTGGAAGcaaaagatccctatggctcgccacggtcacttctggtcgctcgccagcttgcctttgctcttacctctacctctgcctgaaaaatagaaatagaaagagtgagtataaagatatactcagtaaaggacccactactagtcccactaggtgcctgttaacttcctattagagtcctgaaaagtggtacccaagaactggcacgttcccgaacatgtgcaacatgtgatcccggaggaacataactggtctttggtgatcccaaagaaacacctagaacaaactggtctgtagtgtacccggaggaaatactaagacaatcatgctgcgagcgatcccgtcgaatcactcgaatcatgtctatgtcaatgccagattggcgatcccgtcggactacgcagtcctaaaaaggtggtgatccctaAAGACACCCATTTAGGTACGACTCTgataggataagctaacatacaccctaaccataacatgcacgtaacatatcatcatcacgtcatcaagttatatcatatcatcattaaTTGCCATGCCGTTATGCAATCTAGTTGTCAATATGCACAACTAAAAAtatatgcgatctcttaattccaCTCATAgatctagtagtagaatctcttacctggagatttgctaaCAGTAAAATCACGTTTTCCAAGCAACGAAGTCCAAAATAGTTAGAAAACACCAATTTACATAACTTAACCATCAAACGACCAAGGACACAAGAAttcagttgaaataacttacccgaggtcgaggttgcaatAAATTAGCCCTTAATTGGAGAAATCTCACGCTCCAAAATACTTGGTCCAACTGTcctttaagagaaataatttaatttaatccaaaattatttaggtccaaaaattaagtctttgttgggtatgccaaaaaacccaatcaacttaccaaaaataggtgggaaaagaaccaaaaataggcttggcggctcaaaATGGTTGGCAGCTCGGCTGGAAGTAGAGAGTTCGGCTCGGGCATACGCACACGGCTTGAGGAAACGCGCACGACTCGCGTGCGTGCTCGGCTGGAGGGACGACTCGGGGAAACGTGCACGGCTCGGGCGTGTGCTCGACTGGGGGGACGGCTCGACTTCCTCGTGCGCGGCTTGCAGGAACGCACGTGCAGCTGGCAGCTCGACTTCACACGACTTATGGAGGCGCACGGACGGCCGGAGGCCTGGAACAGCTGGAGGCGGCGCAGCTTGGGTTTCTAGTTTTTTCCGTGGGTAAGTCGCAGCAGACGAACGACGACAAAGATGCTGGCGGAGACGGGACAGAGACGGACGGCGAAAAGCGGGCGGCGGATGGCGAATTGGCGTGGCTGAAGACAACGGGTGCCGACTTGCCTTGCGACGGTGAGCGACGGGACGACGCAAATGACGACGAAACCAGCTCGGACGGCGTTGCTTCGGCTCGGAGCTGCGAACGGAGGACGGTAAAGGAAAGGATGCGGCGGCCGACAGCGGCGATGGAGTGACGGCAGCGTTTAGggtttctctaaaaaaaattaaggtttCCTTTGTGCACGAGTCTCAATGCCTATTTAAACACAAttaataaaccaattttattttctctatcattttccttattttatttcaaaacaaacaaatctTCTCTCCCCTCATttaaatctcaccaaatctcccttttatcttctttttatctattctcaaataaaacacaattatcttttaccaaataataattatattttccattatataattattattttaaattccattctctctctccaaaaacttctccaacacaACTAAGCAACTTTCCACAAACACAACAATTGGATATTTTTCAATAAGATCCAATcttcaaaaaaatcaaattaaagcAACAAAGTAACACCCAAAATTACAAcaatttaaacttaagataattaaaagataattaaagtaattaccttaaattttggagcgttacaataaatatttagtagtttattatatttatgaaaaaatttcttttcgaaatctaattaataatatatattaagaaTACCTCATAGAGATACTtttgaaaacaaataaatatattaaaaatttattaaagatAGATATTTACGTAATCTAACTAAATGAAAAcaaatataatatctaacatTGATTTCCAAATTTAGAAAATAGAAAGATTTGTTGAAATTCGGAACTAAATATCAATTCGGCTACGTTATAATTTCATATCCAACTGAAAAAATACATTTTGTTTCAAATTCGGTTATTTAATCCATGTATTTCTTTAGATTTATAAACTCGAGATTAGTTGAATTAAAATAAACACGATTTATGAAATACActatattgaagaaaaatgATGTACTAAAAATTAGGGGCAAAACGGGAATATTCAAAAAATAGGACATGTGTTGGCACACTGTTGCCAAAACACTTTTTCCTCGTATttttgccaaaaaaaaaaacgaactGCGGTCACCACTAGAAGTTGTCATTCCTACAAATAACTCAAATATAAAAACTTGAACCTCATTGGtaattagtttttcttttttttctttttttaagattttgaaAACTAAGTCTATTTTATTCCTATTTGGTACAATGATTTGTATATTTTTTAAgtatattaattgaatttttaaCCAAATTCTAAAAAAGTGTTGAAATgatcattttcaaatatagtaaaataaacttaaatatttaaataaatatagcaaaaaatttattctatcaatgatagaaaccGATAAACTTCTATCACTATCTATtaatatcactgatagaagtATATCAGTATCTATCAAtttctattattgataggatattaaattttgctatattttgtaaacaatttgtcaaatttgttattttttacgATTTCCCTTCttgaaaactattttttttttagttttcaaattttagtttctaatttttaaactatttgtaaaagtaaataataaataaaagaaagttgAAAGTGAAAGTAGTATCTATAagtacaaatttttaaaaaattaaatagttttcaaatggaactaaaaacaaaaatattttttttaccaaaatcataataataaattagaaaaataataataaggttTAATTGGGGGACCCCATCGCCCATGATTGTGGGACTTGTGGGTGGGTAGTTGTGAGGAGATAGTTTCGAAATGGTAAAAAGGTCATAGTCTGCCAACCAACCTTCTTTtgcaaaatttaatatataaatctttgtttcatttctttgttggtttaaaatattgtttaagtttgtgtatttttaaatttagtaatattaactaatttgaaaattatttgtcATAGTttctaattgatttttttaaaaccagTCTTTTATAAATTGTGAAAAAATATCTTTGCattcaatatttttcttatactaaaattattatttaacaaGGAGGTTTGAATAAAGGAAGTTGTTTTACTAACTccactaattaattaaatacatgTCTCAAGTTCTTTACATAGAGGACTTGGGTAGTAGGTTGTAACTAACGAACTATAATTGTTTTATTATAACAAACTAATAGATTATCAACTCTTAATGCTCCTTCTCAAGTTGGAAGATGAATGTCAATGAACATATCTGCTAGTTGTAGATTAGATTTAACAGGTAGGACTTTGAGGAATCCATCAACGATCTTGTCTCGAACAAGACGACAATCAATCTTGGTTGTCATAGAACACTGTTGTTGGTAATAAAGGTCTAACGTGAAGGTCAGTGAGTAGTAGTGTGATTCATATTAGTTCACTGGTGACTGAAGTTAGTGCTCTGTATTCGACTTCTACAGAGGATCGTGAGACTGTGGCTTGCTTTTTCGATTTTCAAGTGACTATGGAATCTCCTAAAAAGATTCAAAAACTAGTTATGAATCTTCTAGTGTTAAGACATGCTCCCCAATCAGCATCAACAAAGATTTTTAGATGAAAAGAGGCGACTGGTTTTATCAAAATACGTTGGCCTGGTGATCTCTTCAAGTACTTCAATAGGTGGTGTGCAACATCTAAATGGGCTTTTATGGGCTTTTGGATGAATAGACTAAGGTAATGGACGACAAAGTACATGTTTGGTCTagatcatatttgaatatatagtAATCTTCCAACCAATCTTCTATAGCATGTAATGTCATATTCAAGAAGGattttttcttcatcttttgaCACAGTTTCAGATTGGGATCCATTTGTAATGTAGCTAGTTTGGCATCTAGGAAACCAGTGTCTTCAAGTATTTGGAGACAATGTTTTCTTTGGGAGGACATGAGTCCTTGTTGAAAGCGAGATAGTTACATTCTAGGGCCCATAAAATATTTAGTTTGTCCAAAATCTTTGAATTTGAAGTGcccttttaaaatattcttGACTAAGTCAATGATTTGGGAGATGGTTTAGTTAGTAGTATGTTATCTACATATACCTAATAGACCTACAAAGTTGTCTTCATTTCCTCGAGTGAATAATGAATAATCAGATTTTGATTTGTGGAAGCCATATGAAGATAGTGTTGATGTAAAACTTGACAAACCATTGTCTTAAAGCCTGTTTGGGGCCATATATTGATTTGTTTAGTTTGCAAGCAAGCTTTTCTACTTTTTTTGGTACTTGGTGATAGTATGTTGGCTCATAGACAGAGACAACATTTAGTAGATAGTTTTTGTGGTTATAGGTGTAGGCACCATATAAGAGGTATTTAGTGAGGGGAAAAGGTGTGGAGGATGGTGTATTTCTTTTGGTAATAAGGTTGCAATGGAAGTCTTTTAGGTGTGAGGGTGGACAATTTTGTCTTGATGGTCTTTTTGGTGCTATAGGAGCAATTTCTCGGGGCAAAGTCATTGGTTTCTTCTGGGATTTCAACATAAGTTTCTTGATCATTAAGGTTTTCATCATTGTGATCTTCCTCATTACTTATTTCATGAATCGTCTCAGATATGCCATCTATGCGATGTTCAGTAGCATGATTTGAGATTATATTTTTCTTCTCGAGATGATCAAATAGTAGGCATGTTATGACAAACTATTCTAGGAAGTCATGTGAGATGAGGTTGTTGTCTTCTTTCATAGAGTGGAAGAGAAACAACTCTTCAAAAAATAGGACATCCCttggaaacaaaaaaaatattcttttagtTATGTCATACAGTTTGTAACATTTCATACCTGGTGGAAATCCATGAAGATACAGGACTGTGCTCTTAgttcaaattttgatttatttgttGACTATGTGGAGATATAAGCAAGGTATCCAAAGGTTTTTATATTTGTGTAGTCTACATTTTTGCTAATTAAGGTAGCAAAAGGGGTGTGATTTGAAAGTAGGACCATTGGTTTCCTGTTGATTAAGTATGCAGAAGTTAATATGCATTCCCCCCAAAACGTTGTAGGGATTTTAGATTGAAACATCAGGGCTCTTGCTACATTGAGAAGGTGTTTGTGCTTTCTTTCAACAACTGAATTTTGTTGGGGAGTGTAAGCACAAGAAAACTAGTGGGTAGTTCTAGTGTTAGCAAAAAATTCTCTGAAGTTTAGCTCGGAAGCATTGTCAAAACGAAAGGTTTTTGTTACTTTTGAGAATTGGGTTTCAAtgagtttgaaaaaaattgtgGAATGACTTGTAAaacatcatttttattttttaaaaaatagatccAAGTGTATTTTGATTTATCATCAACTATAGTAACAAAGTAGGAGTGACCAGCATGTATTTAAGTTTTAAATAAACCCTATGTTGGTGCACCAAGTCAAAGTTGTATTCAACAACATTATTTGAAGCAGGAAATGAAAGACGCCTTTGTTTAACTAAGGGACAGACATGACAGGTTTCTTTACaacttaaagaataaaaattttCTATCAATTTTAATAGTTCTCTTCTAGTCTAGTAGTAGATGGAATTCTCATGCACGTGCCCCTCTCACATTATcagtttttgtattttaatattaattttgaagtgtcagattaaaatatatattaactaATGTTTCATTTTAAACAAAGTATGGTTGTAGTGCAATGGTTGAGAATGCAACAAAGTCGGTGATCTAAAC encodes:
- the LOC103495015 gene encoding defensin-like protein 1 encodes the protein MAKVVGNSAKMIVAFLFLLALTLSMNEKQGVVEAKVCERRSKTWSGWCGDTKHCDRQCKNWEGAKHGACHAQFPGRACFCYFNC